A portion of the Streptomyces coeruleoprunus genome contains these proteins:
- a CDS encoding EF-hand domain-containing protein — MTVSAQHRMQFEEIDTDGDGYITADELKESLQGDGKVSPENLAVIVRMADEDGDRRIDLDEYAKFVR; from the coding sequence ATGACTGTCAGCGCGCAGCACCGGATGCAGTTCGAAGAGATCGACACCGATGGCGACGGCTACATCACCGCGGATGAGCTGAAGGAGTCCCTCCAGGGCGACGGCAAGGTCAGCCCTGAGAACCTCGCCGTGATCGTCCGGATGGCCGACGAGGACGGGGACCGCCGTATCGACCTCGACGAGTACGCCAAGTTCGTGAGGTAG
- a CDS encoding transaldolase family protein codes for MNNAVARLAAEGVSVWLEAPEVLDQARIGELVATGQITGLTLTGGDEAIDAARWACDLLLPVWERTGGRDGLVSLRDPAARPADTAGHVREARYVARETGRPNLLVTVPATTAGVAAITPLLAEGTGVQAGPVFSARRYAQVVRAHLAGLEQAGRRGLDLSLIPSTAAFRLSPLDTEVDKLLDRAGTDESKALRGRAALAAARLAHRTFTERYASPEWRALADAGAHPQRLLWTDAYDPAPDRRPTRYVEELVAPGTVTALPPSALADVAATALIAGARAHREYACSDRLFGYLEWVGIKYDEVVDDLEYAHA; via the coding sequence ATGAACAACGCCGTGGCGCGACTGGCGGCGGAGGGGGTGTCCGTATGGCTGGAAGCCCCCGAGGTACTGGACCAGGCCCGGATCGGCGAGCTGGTGGCCACCGGGCAGATCACCGGCCTGACCCTCACGGGCGGGGACGAGGCGATCGACGCGGCCCGCTGGGCGTGCGACCTGCTGCTGCCCGTGTGGGAGCGGACCGGGGGCCGGGACGGGCTGGTGAGCCTGCGCGATCCCGCGGCGCGGCCCGCCGACACGGCCGGGCACGTCCGCGAGGCCCGGTACGTGGCGCGCGAGACGGGCCGGCCCAACCTGCTGGTCACCGTGCCTGCGACCACCGCGGGGGTGGCCGCGATCACCCCGCTGCTGGCGGAGGGCACGGGCGTCCAGGCGGGCCCGGTGTTCTCGGCCCGCCGGTACGCGCAGGTCGTACGGGCCCACCTGGCCGGCCTGGAACAGGCCGGGCGCAGGGGCCTGGACCTGTCGCTCATCCCGTCCACGGCCGCGTTCCGGCTGAGCCCCCTGGACACGGAGGTCGACAAGCTGCTGGACCGGGCGGGCACGGACGAGTCCAAGGCGCTGCGCGGCCGGGCGGCCCTCGCGGCGGCCCGCCTCGCGCACCGCACGTTCACGGAGCGGTACGCGTCGCCGGAGTGGCGGGCGCTGGCCGACGCGGGCGCGCATCCGCAGCGGCTGCTGTGGACGGACGCGTACGACCCGGCACCGGACCGCCGCCCGACCCGGTACGTGGAGGAACTGGTCGCCCCCGGCACGGTGACGGCCCTCCCGCCGTCCGCCCTCGCCGACGTGGCGGCCACGGCCCTCATCGCGGGCGCCCGCGCCCACCGCGAATACGCCTGCTCGGACCGCCTCTTCGGCTACCTGGAGTGGGTCGGCATCAAGTACGACGAGGTCGTGGACGACTTGGAGTACGCCCACGCGTGA